Proteins from a genomic interval of Anas platyrhynchos isolate ZD024472 breed Pekin duck chromosome 4, IASCAAS_PekinDuck_T2T, whole genome shotgun sequence:
- the TADA2B gene encoding transcriptional adapter 2-beta, translating into MAELGKKYCVYCLAEVSSLRFRCTECADIELCPECFAAGAEIGPHRRWHGYQLVDGGRFTLWGAEAEGGWSSREEQLLLDAIEQFGFGNWEDMAAHVGASRTPQEVMEHYVSMYIHGNLGKACIPDTIPNRVTDHTCPSGGPLSPSLTTPLPPLDISVAEQQQLGYMPLRDDYEIEYDQDAETLISGLSVNYDDDDVEIELKRAHVDMYVRKLKERQRRKNIARDYNLVPAFLGKDKKDKEKTPKRKITKEEKELRLKLRPLYQFMSCKEFEDFFENMHKERILRAKIRELQRYRRNGITKMEESAEYEAARHKREKRKENKNIASSKRGKEDGKEGEFAAIENLPGFELLSDREKVLCSSLNLSPARYVTVKTIIIKDHLQKRQGIPSKSRLPSYLDKVLKKRILNFLTESGWISRDAS; encoded by the exons ATGGCGGAGCTGGGCAAGAAGTACTGCGTGTACTGCCTGGCCGAGGTGAGCTCCCTGCGCTTCCGCTGCACCGAGTGCGCCGACATCGAGCTGTGCCCCGAGTGCTTCGCCGCCGGCGCCGAGATCGGGCCGCACCGGCGATGGCACGGCTACCAGCTGGTGGACGGCGGCCGCTTCACGCTGTGGGGCGCCGAGGCGGAGGGCGGCTGGAGCAGCCgcgaggagcagctgctgctggacgCCATCGAGCAGTTCGGCTTCGGGAACTGG GAGGACATGGCTGCGCACGTGGGAGCCTCCCGCACGCCGCAGGAGGTGATGGAACACTACGTCAGCATGTACATCCACGGCAACCTGGGCAAGGCCTGCATCCCCGACACAATCCCCAACCGGGTGACGGACCACACGTGCCCGAGCGGCGGCCCGCTTTCTCCGAGCTTGACAACGCCACTCCCACCGCTGGATATTTCGGTggccgagcagcagcagctgggctacATGCCGCTTCGGGACGACTACGAGATCGAGTACGATCAGGATGCCGAGACTCTGATCAGCGGCCTCTCGGTGAACTATGACGACGACGACGTGGAAATAGAGCTCAAACGAGCCCACGTAGACATGTACGTGAGGAAACTCAAGGAGAGGCAGCGGCGGAAGAACATTGCACGAGACTATAACTTGGTGCCCGCCTTCCTGGGGAAGGATAAAAAGGACAAGGAGAAAACGCCCAAACGAAAGATcacaaaggaagagaaggagctGAGGCTGAAGCTGAGGCCCCTGTACCAGTTCATGTCCTGTAAGGAGTTTGAGGACTTCTTTGAGAACATGCACAAGGAGAGAATACTTCGAGCGAAGATTCGGGAGCTGCAGCGGTATCGCCGCAATGGAATCACCAAAATGGAGGAGTCGGCAGAGTACGAGGCAGCCAGGCACAAACgggaaaagaggaaggagaacaaaaaCATAGCCAGTTCCAAGAGGGGGAAGGAAGATGGTAAAGAAGGTGAATTTGCTGCCATTGAAAACCTGCCTGGCTTTGAACTCTTATCGGACAGGGAAAAAGTGCTCTGCAGCTCTCTAAACTTGAGTCCTGCACGTTACGTGACTGTGAAAACCATCATCATTAAAGACCATCTTCAAAAAAGACAAGGAATCCCTTCAAAGAGCCGCCTTCCCAGTTACTTAGATAAGGTACtgaagaaaaggattttaaacTTTCTAACAGAAAGCGGGTGGATATCCCGAGATGCTTCATGA
- the GRPEL1 gene encoding grpE protein homolog 1, mitochondrial, translating to MAAVAARGALRSRSPLLSWALRTSPRLLCVATQQKNPGQNVEEEQSQSPGEQKAEASPAEKVLGEEKARLEEQLKEVTDKYKRALADAENVRQRSQKLVEEAKLYGIQSFCKDLLEVADILEKATESVPKEEIKDENPHLKSLYEGLVMTEVQIQKVFKKHGLLRLNPVGAKFDPYEHEALFHAPMEGKEPGTIALVSKIGYKLHGRTLRPALVGVVKDA from the exons GACGTCTCCGCGACTGCTTTGTGTGGCGACGCAGCAGAAAAACCCCGGGCAGAAtgtggaggaggagcagagccagAGCCCCGGCGAGCAGAAGGCCGAAGCCAGCCCCGCCGAGAAGGTGCTGGGCGAGGAGAAGGccaggctggaggagcagctgaaggaagtCACC gacAAGTACAAGCGCGCCTTGGCAGATGCAGAAAACGTGAGGCAAAGAAGCCAGAAACTAGTAGAAGAGGCAAAGTTATACG gGATTCAgagcttctgtaaggacttacTAGAAGTTGCAGACATTTTGGAGAAAGCAACAGAAAGTGTtccaaaagaagaaattaaggaTGAAAATCCTCACCTGAAGAGCTTGTATGAAGGTCTTGTCATGACAGAAGTACAGATTCAGAAAGTGTTCAAAAAACATGGCCTGCTCAGACTGAATCCTGTCGGAGCCAAGTTCGATCCCTACGAACACGAGGCGCTGTTCCACGCTCCCATGGAGGGGAAGGAGCCGGGCACTATCGCACTAGTATCCAAGATTGGCTATAAGCTGCACGGGCGTACGCTGCGGCCGGCCTTGGTGGGTGTTGTGAAAGACGCTTAG
- the TBC1D14 gene encoding TBC1 domain family member 14 isoform X3, with the protein MEYEEKTGRAHRPLSPKQNVRKNLDFEPLSTTALILEDRPANLPAKPAEEAQKHRQQYEEMVVQAKKRELKEAQKRKKQLEERCKLEDSIGNAVLTWNNEILPNWETMCCSRKVRELWWQGIPPSVRGKVWSLAIGNELNITHELYDICLARAKEKWRSLSTGGAEVECEDAGFSAADREASLELIKLDISRTFPNLCIFQQGGPYHDTLHSILGAYTCYRPDVGYVQGMSFIAAVLILNLDTADAFIAFSNLLNKPCQMAFFRVDHGLMLTYFAAFEVFFEENLPKLFAHFKKNNLTPDIYLIDWIFTLYSKSLPLDLACRVWDVFCRDGEEFLFRTALGILKLFEDILTKMDFIHIAQFLTKLPEDLPSEEFFTSIAAIQMQSRNKKWAQILAALQKDNREMEKGSPSLKR; encoded by the exons gAACCTCCCAGCAAAACCAGCAGAAGAAGCTCAGAAACACAGACAACAGTACGAAGAAATGGTGGTTCAAGCAAAAAAAAGAG AGCTTAAAGAAGcccagaagagaaagaaacaactggAGGAGCGCTGTAAGCTGGAGGACAGCATAGGCAATGCTGTTTTAACTTGGAACAATGAAATCTTGCCCAACTGGGAAACTAT GTGTTGTTCCCGTAAAGTTCGAGAGTTGTGGTGGCAGGGCATTCCACCGAGCGTGAGAGGCAAAGTCTGGAGCTTGGCAATTGGCAACGAGTTAAACATCACCCATG aactGTATGATATTTGCCTGGCTCGTGCCAAAGAGAAATGGCGATCACTTAGCACAGGAGGGGCTGAAGTAGAATGTGAAG ATGCTGGATTTTCTGCAGCTGACAGAGAAGCAAGTTTGGAGTTAATAAAACTGGATATCTCAAGAACGTTTCCTAATCTATGTATATTCCAGCAG GGGGGTCCTTACCATGACACGTTGCACAGTATTTTAGGAGCCTATACTTGTTACAGACCTGATGTAGGCTAT gtaCAAGGCATGTCATTCATAGCAGCAGTATTGATCTTGAACTTGGATACTGCAGATGCCTTCATTGCTTTTTCTAACCTTTTAAATAAACCCTGTCAGATGGCGTTTTTCCGTGTGGACCATGGCCTT ATGTTGACTTACTTTGCTGCATTTGAGGTattctttgaagaaaatctgCCAAAGCTATTTGctcacttcaaaaaaaataacttaacTCCAGATATCTATCTGATTGACTG gATATTCACATTGTACAGCAAATCTTTGCCACTAGACTTGGCTTGTCGTGTCTGGGACGTGTTCTGCCGTGATGGAGAAGAGTTCTTATTTCGTACAGCCCTGGGAATATTAAAACTTTTTGAAGATATTTTGACCAAAATGGACTTCATTCATATAGCTCAGTTTTTAACAAAGCTACCAGAGGACTTACCTTCAGAAGAATTCTTTACATCTATTGCTGCCATTCAGATGCAAAGTAGAAACAAAAAGTGGGCTCAG ATACTggctgctctgcagaaggatAACCgggaaatggaaaaaggaagCCCTTCCCTCAAACGTTAA
- the CFAP184 gene encoding cilia- and flagella-associated protein 184: MAAGTGHGDAPGDSGAGAEGPGAEEPRVEEPVPQEPPGLELGEPGPGEAGPEGPGPGPEEAGPGGPGPEEPTGTELGEPGPGEPPGPGGAGPEGPGPGEPPEPGPEEPGPGEPGPEEPPGPGLKGPGPEEPGHTEPGPEEPPEPGPEEPPGPVPESAPGAPEVPAEPSGPAAAAEPPAPGANGAAPGPSEKEEEEEEEEEEGGDPAEEQRERAALLEEHRGLASERERLRPAGALLQLRLGELLRLRKGERPAAGGGGGRQAPAYGERLRELRELREVRQRAQAACEQRVRARSGTCRESEARAEEQWEAFQHRKKALALRALGNRLGGRAAAVQVVDGVLAKEQVKERAVREVRVENVKVKLEIQSLEAVLKAQGELLKGQSFADLAYMKKENQKLVEKFDDLCGEILKLKAQVSTAVHILSHYREKLRFVEAENQVREAELMDIDILLSQKRDFLTRKKQARDRLRANTLKLQQKRGLVGNEVLLRDFEEKVDTLELLRQQLETLKRHHTGLILTRREIRKKVREANSVLPF; the protein is encoded by the exons ATGGCGGCGGGGACGGGGCACGGGGACGCGCCGGGAGACAGCGGGGCAGGAGCGGAGGGGCCGGGAGCGGAGGAGCCGAGAGTAGAGGAGCCGGTGCCCCAGGAGCCGCCGGGGCTGGAACTGGGGGAGCCGGGACCCGGCGAGGCAGGACcggaggggccgggcccgggaCCTGAGGAGGCAGGACCCGGGGGGCCAGGGCCCGAGGAGCCGACGGGGACGGAGCTGGGGGAGCCGGGACCcggggagccgccaggacccggaGGAGCAGGACCCGAGGGGCCAGGACCCGGGGAGCCGCCGGAGCCGGGACCGGAGGAGCCGGGACCCGGGGAGCCGGGGCCAGAGGAACCACCGGGGCCGGGGCTAAAGGGGCCGGGACCCGAAGAGCCAGGACACACGGAGCCGGGACCCGAGGAGCCGCCGGAGCCGGGACCCGAGGAGCCGCCGGGGCCAGTCCCGGAGTCCGCCCCCGGGGCCCCCGAGGTGCCGGCGGAGCCCTCAGGTCCCGCTGCGGCCGCGGAGCCGCCCGCCCCCGGAGCCAACGGGGCCGCGCCGGGACCCtcggagaaggaggaggaggaggaggaggaggaggaggaaggcggcgACCCGGCGGAGGAGCAGCGGGAGCGGGCggcgctgctggaggagcaccGCGGGCTGGCGAGCGAGCGGGAGCGGCTGCGGCCGGCGGgcgccctgctgcagctgcggctgggagagctgctgaGGCTGCGGAAGGGAGAGAggccggcggcggggggagGAGGCGGGCGGCAGGCGCCGGCCTACGGGGAGCGGCTCCgggagctgagggagctgcgggaGGTGCGGCAGCGGGCCCAGGCCGCCTGCGAGCAGCGGGTGAGAGCCCGCAGCGGGACGTGCCGGGAGAGCGAGGCCCGGGCCGAGGAGCAGTGGGAGGCTTTCCAGCACCGCAAAAAGGCCCTGGCCCTCCGAGCACTCGGCAACAGGCTgggcggccgggcggcggccgTGCAGGTGGTGGACGGCGTGCTGGCCAAGGAGCAGGTCAAGGAGAGAGCGGTGAGGGAG GTCCGTGTGGAAAACGTCAAGGTGAAGCTTGAAATCCAAAGCCTTGAAGCGGTCTTGAAAGCCCAAGGAGAGCTGTTAAAAGGCCAGAGTTTCGCAGACTTGGCGTACATGAAGAAAGAGAATCAGAAGCTCGTCGAAAAGTTTGATGACCTCTGTGGTGAAATTCTGAAGCTCAAAGCGCAGGTatccacagcagtgcacattctCAGCCATTACAGGGAGAAACTACGGTTTGTGGAGGCTGAGAACCAGGTCAGAGAAGCCGAACTGATGGACATTGACATCCTTTTGTCACAGAAGAGAGACTTCCTCACCAGAAAGAAACAGGCCAGGGACAGGCTGCGGGCAAATACcctgaaactgcagcagaaaCGTGGGCTGGTTGGAAATGAGGTGCTGCTTCGGGACTTTGAGGAGAAGGTGGATACCCTGGAGTTGTTACGTCAGCAGCTGGAAACCCTGAAACGTCACCACACTGGCCTGATCCTTACACGTAGGGAAATTAGGAAAAAAGTCAGGGAAGCCAATTCAGTTCTACCTTTTTAG